Proteins co-encoded in one Ciconia boyciana chromosome 14, ASM3463844v1, whole genome shotgun sequence genomic window:
- the LOC140659416 gene encoding E3 ubiquitin-protein ligase RNF182-like encodes MAQRDGEQGPRSMALAVPELECNICYSRYDARARRPKLLCCGHRLCAKCLRKMVALGDASPRQLRCPFCRRHSPVPGGDVQWLQDDGEALALLTGREWAKKRGLPRSPEVLLCPSVLEPVPGPDCLVVTILEVPEDVAPPEGLGRLEVVRLYRPASLGALPCHGPGQKCHSWGWQAVPRFILGILCLLYVSSLPFGIYLLLIEHHSLGIVLVSLVPSTLLLCIVYSLCQCLCREVFGFPHS; translated from the coding sequence ATGGCCCAGCGGGACGGAGAGCAGGGGCCTCGGTCGATGGCACTCGCGGTCCCCGAGCTGGAGTGCAACATCTGCTACAGCCGCTACGACGCCCGCGCCCGCAGACCCAAGCTGCTCTGCTGCGGCCACCGCCTCTGCGCCAAGTGCCTGCGCAAGATGGTGGCGCTGGGGGACGCATCGCCCCGCCAGCTCCGCTGCCCCTTCTGCCGCCGGCACAGCCCGGTGCCCGGTGGGGACGTGCAGTGGCTGCAGGATGACGGCGAGGCGCTGGCACTGCTGACAGGCCGTGAGTGGGCCAAGAAGCGGGGTCTCCCCCGGTCCCCCGAGgtcctcctctgccccagcgTGCTGGAGCCCGTGCCTGGCCCCGACTGCCTGGTCGTCACCATCCTGGAGGTGCCGGAGGACGTGGCCCCGCCGGAGGgcctgggcaggctggaggtGGTGCGGCTGTACCGCCCCGCCAGCCTGGGCGCGCTGCCCTGCCACGGCCCGGGGCAGAAGTGCCACTCCTGGGGGTGGCAAGCCGTCCCCCGCTTCATCCTGGGCATCCTCTGCCTCCTTTACGTCAGCTCCCTGCCCTTTGGCATCTACCTCCTGCTCATTGAGCACCACAGCCTGGGCATCGTCCTGGTCAGCCTCGTGCCCtccaccctcctcctctgcatCGTCTACAGCCTCTGCCAGTGCCTGTGCCGGGAGGTCTTTGGATTCCCCCACTCCTGA
- the PCIF1 gene encoding mRNA (2'-O-methyladenosine-N(6)-)-methyltransferase, with translation MANENHGSPAEEASLMSHSPGTSNQNQPSSPKPMRLVQDLPDELVQAGWEKCWSKRENRPYYFNRFTNQSLWEMPVLGQHDVISDPLGLNAAPMPLEGGMIDTSVESKQRKRRFSEEVPPSGNSMKKSKVDVPGNPAAQPVPSSPSIPGTSVLKAWCVSPEDKQQAALLRPTEVYWDLDIQTNAVIKQRAPSEVLSPHPEVELLRSQLILKLRQHYRELCQQREGIDPPRESFNRWMLERKVVDKGTDPLLPSDCEPVVSPSMFREIMNDIPIRLSRIKFREEAKRLLFKYAEAAKRLIESRSASPDSRKVVKWNVEDTFSWLRRDHSASKEDYMDRLEHLRKQCGPHVSAAAKDSVEGICSKIYYISLEYVKRIREKHLAILKENNISAEIEAPEVQDRLVYCYPVRLAIPSPPLPSVEMHMENNVACVRYKGEMVKVSRNYFSKLWLLYRYSCIDDSGFEKFLPRVWCLLRRYQMMFGVGLYEGTGLQGALPVHVFEALHKLFGVSFECFASPLNCYFKQYCSAFLDTDGYFGSRGPCLDFFPISGSFEANPPFCEELMDAMVSHFEKLLENSSEPLSFIVFIPEWRDPPTPALTRMEQSKFKRHQLILPAFDHEYRSGSQHVCKKEEMYYKAVHNTAVLFLQNSAGFAKWEPTPERLQELVAAYKHSGRTLSSSSSSSSSSSSSSSSTADKERELGREQSSSRETNPN, from the exons ATGGCCAATGAGAAtcacggaagccctgcagaggaAGCATCTCTCATGAGTCACTCACCTGGCACCTCCAACCAGaaccagcccagctcccccaaaCCTATGCGACTGGTACAGGACCTGCCAG ATGAGCTGGTGCAGGCTGGCTGGGAGAAGTGCTGGAGCAAGCGGGAGAATCGCCCTTACTACTTCAATCGCTTCACTAACCAGTCTCTGTGGGAAATGCCTGTTCTGGGACAACACGATGTCATT TCAGACCCTCTGGGATTGAATGCGGCTCCGATGCCCCTGGAAGGTGGGATGATAGATACCTCTGTGGAGAGCaagcaaaggaagaggagaTTCTCTGAGGAGGTTCCACCGAGCGGCAATAGTATGAAAAAGTCCAAG GTGGACGTCCCAGGGAACCCAGCtgctcagccagtccccagctctcccagtaTTCCAGGAACCTCTGTTTTGAAGGCATGGTGTGTTTCACCTGAAGATAAACAGCAGGCAGCTCTTTTACGACCAACTGA AGTATATTGGGACCTGGATATTCAGACAAATGCAGTGATTAAGCAGAGAGCACCATCTGAAGTGCTTTCTCCACACCCTGAGGTGGAGCTGCTTCGATCCCAGCTCATTCTCAAGCTGCGGCAACATTATCGTGAGCTCTGCCAGCAGCGAGAAG GGATTGACCCCCCAAGGGAGTCCTTTAATCGCTGGATGTTGGAGAGGAAGGTGGTTGATAAAGGGACAGATCCTCTTTTACCGAGTGACTGCGAGCCAGTAGTGTCTCCTTCCATGTTCAGAGAGATCATGAATGACATTCCCATCAG GTTATCCAGAATCAAGTTCCGGGAGGAAGCCAAGAGACTGCTCTTCAAGTATGCTGAGGCTGCAAAACGGCTGATTGAATCCAG GAGTGCTTCACCAGACAGCAGGAAGGTGGTGAAGTGGAATGTGGAGGACACCTTCAGCTGGCTGCGACGGGACCACTCTGCCTCTAAGGAGGACTACATG GACCGCCTGGAGCACTTACGCAAACAATGTGGGCCCCATGTGTCTGCTGCAGCAAAGGACTCCGTTGAAGGCATCTGCAGTAAGATTTACTACATATCCCTTGAATACGTCAAGCGGATCCGGGAGAAGCATCTTGCCATCCTCAAAGAGAACAATATATCTG CTGAGATAGAAGCTCCTGAAGTCCAGGACAGGCTCGTATACTGTTACCCAGTGAGACTGgccatcccctcccccccactccccagtGTGGAAATGCACATGGAAAACAATGTGGCATGTGTGCGGTACAAGGGGGAGATGGTGAAAGTGAGCCGCAACTACTTCAGCAAGCTG TGGCTTCTCTATCGGTACAGTTGCATTGACGACTCTGGCTTTGAAAAGTTTCTGCCCAGGGTTTGGTGCCTTCTCCGTCGATACCAG ATGATGTTTGGTGTGGGTCTGTACGAAGGAACTGGTCTGCAGGGGGCACTTCCCGTGCACGTCTTCGAAGCCCTCCACAAGCTCTTTGGAGTGAGTTTTGAATGCTTTGCCTCGCCCCTGAATTGCTATTTTAAACAGTACTGTTCGGCCTTCTTGGATACAGACGGGTATTTTGGATCCAGGGG CCCGTGCCTGGATTTCTTCCCTATAAGTGGCTCTTTTGAGGCAAATCCTCCGTTCTGTGAGGAGCTGATGGATGCCATGGTTTCTCACTTTGAG AAACTGCTGGAGAACTCCAGTGAGCCTCTCTCCTTTATCGTCTTCATCCCCGAGTGGCGGGACCCTCCTACACCAGCCCTGACCCGCATGGAGCAGAGCAAATTCAAGCGGCACCAGCTCATCCTGCCAGCCTTTGATCACGAATACCGCAGCGGGTCTCAGCATGTCTGCAAAAA AGAGGAGATGTACTACAAGGCCGTGCACAACACAGCCGTCCTCTTCCTGCAGAACAGCGCGGGCTTTGCCAAGTGGGAGCCCACACCGGAGCGGCTGCAGGAGCTCGTTGCAGCCTACAAGCATTCAGGCCGGACCCTGagctcctcgtcctcctcctcctcgtcctcctcatcctcctcctcctccacagcaGACAAAGAGCGGGAGCTGGGCCgagagcaaagcagcagccGGGAGACTAATCCCAACTAA